The Coffea arabica cultivar ET-39 chromosome 2c, Coffea Arabica ET-39 HiFi, whole genome shotgun sequence genome includes the window CGTTTTACTTGATATTAGTTGGTTGGCTCTAGCTTTACTAAATCAAATACTTATTTCCACCTAATGTCCTTCATAGGGTTTCATACATATTTTTAACTTATTCAAGTGATTGTGTAATGACGTAAGTAGTATGTCAGTTATCTAAAAAAAGTCTTTACGGAAGGTCAAGAAGAAATTGATAATCCAAAACAAATTATTTGGTCAATATTGATTATCTTAAAATGGAGACCAACTTGGCAGACGGCAGCctcaagaaagggaaaaaaattttcccccttttttggCTTCCATCCTAGTGTTGACTGTTTGTTCGCAAAACATTTGGGAGACAGCAATTGGCAACATCGTTTTCAACATCTCCTCCATCAACAATACAACCAAGGAATATAACAGATGCACAAATAGCATTTTAATCTATTTCTTAATAATATTCCTACGTGTGAAGAAGATATAGGTCAAACCCTCttcttttctaaaattttcaagCCGTTGATTGGATTGAATGTGGCATATGCAAACATGtttagtaaataaaataaagacaaTTAAACGTCATGAcaacaaactaaaacaaagaaattaagggttattatcactttacccccttaaactatatcactactatcagtttaccccctaacgttatcttttagtcactttacccccataaataatttaactcaacatgttaagaaattttggacaataatacccttttattttatagcattactacGTTGTTATTACCACTTTATTCGTTtagattatagtgatacaatcactttggttcataatattattttctagacgttTTACCTCATCGTTAATCTCACTAGTatggtaaaatttttttaaatatatttaccttttttatatataattaaaaataaaaaaaagttggaatgattttgcttcctttttttcactttaagagatcaaaaattataaaaataaaaggattttctcaaatttctaattttcgcatttattaatactaggaaaagaaaagagataggaaagaaggagacaaaaaattagattttacaaaaaaaaaaaagaaagtaaagaaaagtctaacattatcgtattactTTAAGGTTGTCGAGATTAGCATTGGAATTTGGTGgtaaacaaaaaagtgaaataattttaaaataataaaaatatttaatttttttatttgtaatttttaaaaaaagatttgagctctctctctccccctcttcctccccctccccctctccatctttctattttttttcaatattaataaaattgccaagaagaaagaaattaatattttgactttttgtcttgatactaaaaaggagaagagtcactttaaattttttattatttttattatgcaaaaAGGAGggtatttttttctaaaattttttaacttgctaaatTGGTTTAATGGAAGGATAAATTGCTTAAAAAAATAACTCTGGTTGATAATGAGACTATATTTTATGgcggtaaagtgataataattttaatggttaaacatattttttcactttaattaacaaactccgttaaatttgaccgttagttttgagggtaaagtgactaaaagataacgtaaagggggaaattgatagtaACATTAAACGTTAACGGGGATAATAACCTAGAAATTAAtaaaaacaaagggaaaaaaacaagtgagacataaaaaaaaaaaaagaacttggaTTTTGACTTATTTCTTTCTGTAGTGTTATTAGATTTGTATCTTTTGACCACCACTTGCAATGTGGTAGATGACATTTAGACAATAGGACATCACTAACTCCATTTGAGCCGACCAGAAAGAAGCAATCCTCCCAAGGATTTAGCAATTTTTCATTGACGTCATTTTGAAAAAAcctctacctttttttttttttatttccaaaAGGATTTAGCAAATTTTTAGTAACATTAAAAGCTACCACAATTAGAGCTTGCCAACCAATCTTTTAAGAAGATGCTTAGAACCTAATTCAATTGGCAATTTAATACTAAGTTTTAACAAAGCAAGTTCCTACCTTCATTACGAGGGCAAACTCTGCGTGTCTCCTTGATCTACATTAAGTTAGAAAAATGATCCTCACAAAATGCATTGGAAACTTTAAAAAAAGCTTTAGAAATTTTTATATGGAGCACATCTTTCGTGTCACTACATATGTATTCTTCACAGTTACtaaccaaaacaagaaaaaagattTGAGGTTTGGAAATTCATTGTTTTGGGCAATTCAAGAATTTTGTTGCCTATTATATTACCATCAATATAGTAAATTTTTAATACTAACAAATGTGGATGTATGTCACTTACGCAAAAAGTGAATTTCAAATCTATAATTAGATTATGCAGTGTGCATCTACGCCTGATCATGTATATATtaataatacaaaaaaaaaaaatactcagTACTCATTTACATATCATTCTTCCTGTGTCCTTTCTGGAATATTTCACATAGAAAAATTGACAAATACATGACATTCGATTTACCTTCAAATGATGTGGAAATTAGTTAATTGTAtttatattttctattttgcaagaatatatatatttatatatatttgtatttgtACCGTAGATTTGTACGTAGTACTTGGATTGTTGATTCTTCTTCATAGTTCATACCCGTGGCGGCcgtcaaaataaataaatgagacTCTGCTTAGAGGTAGAGGTAGAGAGACGACTAAGTAATACAGATAGAAAGACAGGTCAGGCGCATGTGAGGTTGGCGGCGGCGTGGGACCAATTGGAGCGACTTTGCGGCCAAGCAGCACATGACACATTAATATATGCCAAAAAGAGCAGTTAACCAAATACTACTACTAGTTTACATTTTCAGACTTTGATGCCAACTACCCCCCCTTCACcaccatgtgtatatatatggacTCAAATCtttggtccttttttttttcttctttaattgtatttttttttttttttatcaaatgtcTTCCTGCAGttcagattttgaaaatttaaagccTTGTTTGGATGGTCATTattcttccaaaaaaaattttatgttttctatgaatgtattttctaatcacctactccctccgtcccactttgataatcccgttttcctttttcgtctgtcctaaattgtagtccactttccaattgaagaatgtagttgtattttaattttcctaaaatatccttattcaatgtaagttgttgttatgataaacctaccccatttaatgagagttgattctttttttactatcaattcaagttcccataaagttgtaccatatttaatgtgagggtattttaggaaaatagcaatttaaatttacttttctaacaaaattaactattttttcttaaactgtgtgaaaaaaatgggactatcaaagtgggaagGCGGGAGTATTTTATATCATATACATTACATTACTACAGTAAACAGTAATCTAGACGAGCTTAATTTGTACTCAAGCAAAAGTTTCTGCTACTCCAAAAATTAGCATGCTTGTAGCAGattatatgaaaatttttttggaatTATACCATAGCAatttttgtataataaaaatgtgattaaaaaatatgtttatgatataAAGAAAATAGATATTTGCAGGAAATTGTCCAAACACCCTTGCCACTTGCTACTCAAActcaaagcttttttttttttttttctctaaatacttgctcaagaaaataaaactcAATAATCAAGAATTATTAagtaagttttttctttttaaaatttatccTTCCATATCTCGGATTACGCATACTGAGATGCTCCTTGATATTGTGGGTCTGAGAATCTAATTCAATTTTTGTGTAAAAGCAATATTAAATGTTAGTAATAGAGAGCCACTGCCATCACCGAGCTTCGACAAAGGGCGCCACTAAACAAGCTTTCTTTGTTGTATGCCCATTTGAATtgccatttttaaaaatatttgtaaaaaattATATTGTAACAATTTGACTTATATGAGTTAGGCCTCATTTCGGATTGCGGTGCTTTtggtaaaatatatatatatatatatatatatatatatatttaggtgttaaaagtacttttaaaacGTTTGGTGAATATCATTTCACAAAATTGGGAGTGGTATTTTTGGTGTTTGGAACACTTTTAGCAAAagttcaaatttggtgcttttaaAGTAGATTTgcaattcaaaaaaataaaatattaaatataattattttatcctatattataAACTAAATAAAGATATAAATgcattcaaaaattttcaaatcacacGTTATCCAATACAATAAATACTTATTAAACTACATCTCCAAACAGTATATTTAAAAGTACTTAAACATTTAATAAGCGCTTTTATTAAAAATTCAATTGGagaaatatttttcaataagCCACCGCAACTCCAAACAGGACTTTATTGAAAAATGCAGAAACAATCACAATCCAAACGAGGCTACGTCACAAactcaaataatttcatctgaACAAGAAACTAAGGGGAGATGCCTTTGCCGTAATATTTGGCAAGCCGTTATATGCGGACAAAGAAAAGATGACGAAGAAGAGGCTTGCAGGTGTGAGTACTAGGGGTGCTAGCAAGTCAAGCTGCTCGCGAGCTATTCGCGCTCGCGAGCAGCTTGATTAAaagcttgactcgagctcggtaaaatcgagctcgagctacTCGTTAAATTGAACGAGTCGAATTCGAgctcaaaaaataaatactcgAGTGCTCGTCGAGTTTAATcgagttttcatattttatttatattatatatttatattatattatatattatatattttaaaaaaaattatagatttatttcaaaactcgagctcgagctcgagtagctCGGGCTTGTATTTTACTCGAGCTCAAACGAGTCGAGGtcaaatttagttttatttcatcgagtcgagctcgagtccaaatttttttactcgatcgagctcgagtagcACAAATTttgatcgagctcgagctcgagtatggtgctactcgagctcgactcggctcgatagCACTTCTAGTGAGTACAGAAGCGAAGTGTTGTTTAGTTTCGTCCATCAATTCATAATACAGTACTTAAGCAGTGCCAGAAGCATTTTTTGAGAAAGCGAATGtgatttgcaaaaaaaaattttttttttttgtacatattATCCCATTCTTTTAACATGCATGTGAACAAAATTTAttgtttgacaaaattttagTCCAAACGATAAATAATGTAGATTCTAGTTAAATTTGTACCCAAGGCTTGAGAAGTCAATTAAAGCCCATGTCTTAGTGGTCAGAGTGAGTGAGGGTTCTTAAAGTCTTGTGTATTAGTTCTAATTTTTGAATCCTACGTTTGATAATTGAGGTGGGACGACGAACATAAGGACTGAAAACGGCTGGGCAGGGCTCCTACTAGATGCTTAGAAAATGCATCTGGTCATGGTTTTGTTCTTCTCGGGGTCCAAAAAAATCATCATCTAGATGATCAGTGCCAAGATTACAGCCGGGATTTTATCATCTAACCTCCTCCTCTTTGACCGCAAAGCCGAATCCAAGAAAGAATCGACAACAGGGGAGATAGTAATGCAGATATTGCATTACCTAGCCAGGATATGTCCGTACATCATTGTGAAATAAATTATAGCCCGTTTCGATTGCTATGTTTTGGATATGTCTTGTCAGAAAAATATAacgtagcgatttgatgtatatgaggTAAAAAAAGCGAGCGGCAAATGTGTTCAtaaaaaacgtaaaaattttctttaaaaaaaaaaattgcaatccatgCTTAAGTATGCTTTCACTCCTGCGAAATTATCATATATGTCAACAGAATAACACAATCTTGCACGAATTGCCAATTTCCCAGTTATGATTTCTTCTGAGCTCTCGGAACCTCTTAGAATCGTCTTGATTTGCATTTTCTTGTGGGCACCTGTTCTCTTGCCTAAACCAGAGGCAACCAATGCAGATGAGGTTCAAAAGTGTGAAAAGGTGACCTTGCTAAGTACCTAAGATCTCAAATGGCGCAATGACAACTGatgacaaaaaggaaaaatgaccaTATGCATGCAACATGAGAAAAAAAGATCGATGGTGGGATCGTGCACGAAACACGAAAGACTCCATGATTGCTACATAACCTTTCTGCTGTACATACATACATGCATTTCTCATTGGCTCCTGGTTAGGTGAAAAAACACAAAATGCAAAACGGGTTATCCGAGACAGTCTAAGGCTCAATACATTCATCATTTGTTGGAGTAATCTAATCAATGTAAAGGCATGCAAAAGCGGTACTGTAAGCATAAGCCAAGAACTGTAACAATCACAAAGTTCAAAGCTGAGCACGAGTAAATCTTATACACACtgactgacagtgtatatattatcactATTAGATTTATGATAtgtgtgtaaaagttgaatttcaaaattaaattttatacaATTGTCATTTATCTAGTGCTGATTGTGTACACACTAGTGTCCTTGTTTGGAAGCcaagttttttgccaagtttgtctgctacaagttttttttaaaaaatttagttacagtaacctcaaaaaacttttcaaaaaatttaaactatacacttcaaaatattaaaaaaaaaaaacttcaaaaatttttttaaaaacttctgcagtaagttacagtaaaattttagacaaacactcaaaaaactcaccttccaaACGTGGCGTAATTCATGCTAATATACTATCTAATCTTTGTGTCATttcagaaaagaaaagcaaaaaaaggaaaaactatCTAATCTTTGTGTCCTTTCACAAAGGCCCACAACAAACTTGCCATGTTTGTCTGTCTCCATGGACTGAGACTCTTCCTTCCCACAAGGAATGTGGGTCTAAATAGGGGAAGTCCTTAATTTCGACGACTTTTTAGTGGGAGTGACTCCGAAAAATTCAGGCCCGGAGACAATTAATTGCTGGAAATTCAAAATGTTAGATAAGTCCAAGAAGAGACAGGCAAAGTCAGATTTTTAAAACCAAAAGCATAAAATCACTTCTACCCTTTTCCTGAAGGTacaaaaaattcttttcttttattttttcttggttGATATGgattggaagaaagaaaaaccatTTCACATCACATTCTTGTGAGTTCAGTTCACCTATCATCTACCTCCTTCATTAGTTCCTTTTTTTCTCGAGTATCCCTTGGCTTAGTAGTGTATGCGGATAGGCAACTTTTATGATCTTGACACTGATCGCCAAATTGCCAAAAAGCAGATGAGGGAGGCACACATGGGCAAGGAATGAGGACCATTACACAATTCTCCTATCAGGGGGGTCGAGATTGCTCTTGCATTTGACACTGAataagaagagaagagaaagtTCTTCTGTCATTTCCTGCTTTAAATTTGTGGATTGATTGCATGAGCTACTCCTGGAAGAAATTTCATCTGGAAAGTTGGGAGCAgtagctttaaaaaaaaaaagtgcccaACAACAACATGAACTTGATCACGTCCCCATTCAATTGGACTTGTTCTCCCAATGCCTAGGCTTTTTTGACATCAGGAGACAACAGCACATGCAGAGTCGGATAGAATGATACTACTCCCTTCGTCCCATTTtgttagtcttgttttcctttttcgtccgtcccaaattgtagtccactttcccattaagaaatgtagtaatctttcaaattgtctaaaatacccttattaaatatcttgttattaatacattgttattaaatactaacccactacattgaatacattgagcttttccaatacattgaatacattgactacattgattagcataagggtattttaggaaattattaatctaaatttatgtttccaaccaaattaattacactttcttaatctgtgtgaaaaaaaaaaaccaagactaacaaaacgggacggagggagtataagaCATCCCAATTCCCAACCTTAAAGCGGCAGATCCTGTGGCCTTTAAAGATGAGAGAGTGACCTGACCTCTGATATATTGAATCATTAATGCTGCTTAATATCAACCctgaaattgaagaagaaataaaTGTGCTCCAAGTCAACAAGATAAGGCCTGCTACTTACCAAGCAGAGGGGTCATTTCCAAGGTAAGTGAGCTTTACATTTTTAGTACATTTGCCCGTATTCTTTGAAATTTAGCCCCTTGATTTGttaagcttcttttttttttttttttttgtctgaaGAAAAAAGCAAGATTGAGGCCTGAAACAACCAAGTTAATCTGCCTTTTCATGCTAGGTAATCTAGCTAATCCTTAGAGAAAATCAAAAGCTTAATCCAATCTGTTAGGGAAGGATCAAATACTGGGCATTTAACCCTCAGTGGAACAGAAACCACACATCTCAGGACATAATGGCCTTTTGTTTTGTCCTCCTAACGAGAATAGAACCTACAAAAACAGATAACCAGTGTATGTAAAATCCTCTAAATCACAGCAGTTAGCAGCCAACATCCAATCACAGCTAATAAGGAACCATGTACCCCTGATTTAGGCAACTTGATCTAACATGTAAAGTAGGCAAGAAGTCTCTGGTTATTATTGTTCTCATGAGGGAGATCAGGAATACTAACACAAGGATAGTGTTACTAACATCTGTAAGTACCAAAAACCAAATCTGCATAAACAAGCTAGGTGACAGCAAAGTGACAAAAATCTTAAACTATATAGAGAAAAATGCACGCTGAAATCTAGCTATGTATTTATATACACGCTGAATTTAGTTcccaaattattcaaaaaattcttcaaccAAACCAATAAAACACAGTGATCCTGGAGAAAGCAGCAACACAGAATGGAAGAAACAAATCCCAAGACACGCCAATCACTTCCATCTCTTGAACCCCATGAACTTGTGCTTGTGCTTTCCAAAGAAGCCGTGCTTGTGCCTTCCATAGAATCCATGCTTGCCAAATTTCCCATGCTTAAACTTCCCATGATGATGACCATAATATCCACCATGACCAGAATGGTGTGCACCATGTGCCAGATGGTGAGCCCCATATGCAGCAGCCGCTGCTGCAGCACCACCAGCTAGTAATGCACCCATTGGAGGTCCATGCCCTGCATAAAGTGGACGTTTCCAGCCAGATGAAATCAATGAAATGACTCGAGAAAGTTGCACTCTTTGGAGTGTCACTTGGTAAAGCAAGGTTAAAAATTGATAGCATACTAGACAGCAACAATAATTTGCAAATCAGGAAATAGGGAAAGGGCCACAACAGCTAGCCCATACACGAGGAATAATAATTGATGATCACAAGTAGACTATCAAATCTCTGCCTTTCAGATCGGGTCCTCAGTGTTATCCAACTTGCATCTTTAGTGAAACATTGAATCCCTCCGGCAGGCTCAAAGTCCAAAAATCAGATAAagggaaaacagaaaaagaacaagagaaaGGAACCCCTAGCGAAGCAACAAACAATCAGAATGATATTTCCACCAAAAGATGTCTCATCGGCCACAATAAGTAAGGTTGCTGCAATACTACTACACTGGTACCAAGTATCAATAATGGCAAGAAAAATGTCAATTTCCTCATCAAGAACTGAGTAGGTCGTGGTGGACACATGATTCAGGATTTGGAAGTGAGCCTCACGAGACGTGAAAGTTAACAGCCATGTGCGTAGAGAAACcaagaggaaataacttcttaAAATGTTACCAAGTTGACACAGAAATATACATCATTCTCAATTTGTGGAGTAAATGGATATTTATGTCTTGAAAGTTCATTTAATTATGCTAACCCATAGTATTTCATACTATGGCAGGTACGAAGGAATGCATAGCAACAGGGTACCCAATTAAGAATATTATTAGATAGATAAGCAAGGCATTTCAAAGTGGCTAATAAAAACAATTAGGAGAGCAGGACAGGCTGAAAAAGGCATACAAACATGCAACTGCATCATGTCAACACTTGATACAGAATGACATCCACTAACAATAATGCTGAGAACACACAAAATATTTACCCGAGTGATGGTGAGCTGAGGGACCAGGATAACCAGCAGGAGGATATCCACCATGTGGTGGATATCCTGGTGGCGGTGCCGGTGGGTATCCAGCTGGAGAAGGATACCCAGAGGGAGGATATCCACCAGGAGGAGGATACCCAGATGGTGGATATCCGCCAGGAGGAGGATAACCTGCAGGAGGATATGCACCTTGAGGAGGAGGATAAGGGTATGCCCCATGTGGCCGTGGATAGTGTCCAGCAGCATATCCAGCAAGATGTGAAAATAACCCTTTGTCCCGATTATCATCATTGTCTCCCATTGTTATTAACCTTGGATTGTTAAGCGCACTCACAAACTAACTGCCAAAGACAGGGCACTCAGATAAGCTTATACAATGGAATATTTTGCTTCAAGACAAATAATTGGCAATATGATTCTCTAAGAATTTTCCTCACACATTTGATCCTAATAATTCAGGGAAGATCCTTTATTGACAGGAAATTACACATTTGCACCATGAAAAGTTCAGGCAAAAATGAAGATATAAGAATTTGAAATCCTTGTATGAACAGAGGATGCATCCTGTGCATCATAGATTAGCGACAATTGAGATTGTAATATTAATCTACACAATAATTGATTAGGATAATCAAGATTGTAATATTAATCTACACAATACAAACCTAAATTCACGTGATATCTAGAAATCTAACTCCAACTTATGAGTAATTCTAGTTGATATCATCAAGTACAGCCCTTGAAGAATATTGGGAACAGAGTCTTTCACATAATAAAACAATATCCAAATTAATGACTTTCTCCGATAAAGAGCATTACCAGAAAATAAAGATAGCCTGTCAGTTATCAACGATTAGAGAAACTACCAACCTTACTTTCCAATGAACAACTTaaaacaccccccccccccttctttCCTTCGCCCAAGAATCACTCTTTCCTGATCGCCATCCTTCCTTTAAAAAGtttaaatacaaaagaaatatataAAACTTTCCTGTCGGACATGCAAGTTACAACTTCAAAAACTCAAGAATCACTCTCAAAGGACTTGATTCTTAAAAAATACACGTCCAAAACAAGAAAGCCAATTCCATAcacttcccccccccccctcctcctTTTCTCTCGCAAGGATACAAAAACCAAAACCTCACAGAAGAAAGCAAAACTCAATTGGAATAACCAATCAGCTTC containing:
- the LOC113727040 gene encoding uncharacterized protein; this encodes MGDNDDNRDKGLFSHLAGYAAGHYPRPHGAYPYPPPQGAYPPAGYPPPGGYPPSGYPPPGGYPPSGYPSPAGYPPAPPPGYPPHGGYPPAGYPGPSAHHHSGHGPPMGALLAGGAAAAAAAYGAHHLAHGAHHSGHGGYYGHHHGKFKHGKFGKHGFYGRHKHGFFGKHKHKFMGFKRWK